In the genome of Mycteria americana isolate JAX WOST 10 ecotype Jacksonville Zoo and Gardens chromosome 7, USCA_MyAme_1.0, whole genome shotgun sequence, one region contains:
- the BCL10 gene encoding B-cell lymphoma/leukemia 10: MEGPGPGSDSDSGPAGRLLTEDEMAEVKKDALERMRPYLCDKIIAERHFDYLRSKKILTREDTEEISSRSSSRKKTGKLLDYLAENPKGLDALIESIRRERTQNFLLQKITDVVLKVKNEKLEALKGLSCSTCMTSLYGGTNNLSRSYSDESNFFDKTKDKESTQIHHPEEDYSTAAFMSAVSLHSMNLPIAEMGNAESAVFSATLPGPGDPGAPPLPPELQSEQQEPCTSSSDNCFLPLRSRSLQPQ; the protein is encoded by the exons ATGGagggcccgggcccgggctcGGACTCAGACTCGGGGCCTGCGGGGCGGCTGCTAACGGAGGACGAGATGGCCGAGGTGAAGAAGGAT gctttAGAAAGGATGCGTCCTTACCTGTGTGATAAAATCATAGCTGAGAGACACTTTGATTACCTACGTTCAAAGAAAATACTCACTAGAGAGGAcacagaagaaatttcttctcgATCTTCCAGTAGGAAAAAAACTGGAAAGTTATTGGACTACTTGGCAGAAAACCCAAAGGGACTAGATGCTTTGATTGAATCTATCAGACGAGAAAGAACGCAAAACTTCCTGTTACAAAAGATAACTGACGTAGTGTTGAAAGTcaaaaatgaaaaacttgaaGCTCTCAAAG GTCTAAGCTGCAGCACCTGTATGACCTCACTGTATGGAGGAACGAATAATCTTTCTAGATCATATTCTGATGAATCtaatttttttgataaaacaaaagacaaagaatCTACCCAGATACATCATCCAGAAGAAGATTATAGCACAGCTGCATTTATGTCTGCTGTCTCTCTTCATTCAATGAATTTACCAATTGCAGAGATGGGAAATGCAGAGAGCGCTGTTTTCTCAGCCACCCTTCCAGGGCCTGGAGACCCCGGtgcaccccccctcccccccgagcTCCAGTCAGAGCAGCAAGAACCATGTACCAGTTCAAGTGACAATTGCTTTTTGCCTTTAAGATCACGTTCTCTTCAACCACAGTGA